From the genome of Desulfovibrio sp. JY:
AAAAGGCGAGCCCCTGGACTACAGCTTCACCTTCGAGCACGCCCCGGCATTCGATCTGCCCGATTACAAGGGCCAGGCCATCGAGGAAGAGGAAGTCGTGGTCGGCGACGGCGAAATCGATGTCGTGGTCGAGCGCGTGCGCAAGAACCTGGCCGAGGTGAAGCCCATTGCCGACGCCCGTCCGGCCAAGGATGGCGAGGTCGTTTCCGTCACCTTCGAGGCTTTTGAAAACGACGCGCCCATTCCCGGCGTGCGGGCCGAGAACTTCGAACTGACCCTTGGCGAAGGCCAGGCCCTGCCCGAGTTCGAGGCGCTCATCAAGACCGTGCCGGCCGGCGAGGAGGGCTCTTCCGAGATGACCTTCCCGTCCGACTTCATCAATACCGACCTGGCCGGCCGTACCGTGCTCATGAAAGTGGCCGTGCATGTCATCAAGGAACGCCTCCTGCCCGAGGTGGACGACGAGCTTGCCAAGAAAGCCGGCAACTTCGAAAACCTGGACAAGATGCGCGAAGCCATTACCATGTCCTACAAGAAGTCCCGAGAGGACCTGCACCGGTCCTCGGCCCAGAAAAAGTTGCTGGACAACCTCCTGGCCCAGGTGGAGTTCCCCCTGCCGGAGTCCGTGGTCGAGCAGCAGCTTTCCAGCATGGCCGACGATTTCGTGCAGAAGTTGGAGCGGCAGGGCAAGAGCCTCGCCGGCGTGGGCAAGACCATGGCTGACCTGGAAGCCGATCTCAAGCCCAAGGCCGAGGAACTGGTCAAGACCCAGATTTTCCTCGCCGCGGTGGCCGCCAAGGAGGAGCTCTCCGTCAGCCCGCAGGAGATGGACGCGTTTTTCTACCGCCTGTCCACCCAGACCGGGCAGGATGTGGTGCTGCTCAAGCGCTACTACGAGGATAACGGGCTCATGATCATGGTCCGTGACAAGCTGCTGGCGGACAAAGCTGCCGATTTCATTTACGCCAATGCCCTGGTGACCAAGGTGCCGGCTGTTGAAAATCCGGCCGATGCGCAGGGATACGGCGTGCGCGACTAGCGCGTTACGATTTGGCTTCTTTTTTGCATGGCCTACAATGCGGTCATGGTGGGTGAAACGGCGGGGATGCCGCCGTTTCGCCCGAAACCCCCAACCCCCTGCGGTCGCGGCGAAGGCGGCTGGCGACGAAAATGTCGCACCGTGTCGCCCTCCGGCGCAAAAAGGGAGCGCAATGACTACCGTCCCTATTGTCATCGAGACCACCGGCCGTTCCGAACGGGCCTACGACATTTATTCGCGCCTTTTAAAGGACCGCATCATTTTGCTCGGCAGCGCGGTGGACGATTACGTGGCCAACCTGATCTGCGCCCAGCTGCTCTTTCTCGAGTCCGAGGACCCGGAGAAGGAAATTTTCATGTACATCAACTCCCCGGGCGGCGTCGTCTCGGCGGGGCTGG
Proteins encoded in this window:
- the tig gene encoding trigger factor; the encoded protein is MEYTVNQISPVKTQVNVTVPAEEADAALATAVALYRSKADIKGFRKGKVPSSVIESRFKKEITAEATTDLINVHVNEIMGELKLSPLSGLDVGDAALQKGEPLDYSFTFEHAPAFDLPDYKGQAIEEEEVVVGDGEIDVVVERVRKNLAEVKPIADARPAKDGEVVSVTFEAFENDAPIPGVRAENFELTLGEGQALPEFEALIKTVPAGEEGSSEMTFPSDFINTDLAGRTVLMKVAVHVIKERLLPEVDDELAKKAGNFENLDKMREAITMSYKKSREDLHRSSAQKKLLDNLLAQVEFPLPESVVEQQLSSMADDFVQKLERQGKSLAGVGKTMADLEADLKPKAEELVKTQIFLAAVAAKEELSVSPQEMDAFFYRLSTQTGQDVVLLKRYYEDNGLMIMVRDKLLADKAADFIYANALVTKVPAVENPADAQGYGVRD